The nucleotide window AGCAGCGATTGGTTTTGGTCTTTTTGTGCAGGTTTTGCCGCGGGTTTGTCCTTGGTCGCGGGGGCGTTCGGGTCCGGTTCTTCGGTTGCCGGGGCCAGGGCCTTCAGCATGTCGGCCCCTTGGATGATCAAGGGCAGGGTGCGGGCCTCGTAAATCCATTCCGGCTGTTCGTCGGCGGGCACCATCCAGGTGTAGCCGATCCACACCAGGGCGACGATCACCGCGCCGCGCAGCAAACCGAACAAAAAGCCCAGGGCCCGGTCCAGTGGGCCTAGTGCACTTTCCTTTACCCCGCGCGAAATGCGCCGGGTGGTGATGGAAAGGACCGCCAGCGTGACGACGAACACCAGTATGCCGGTCACCAAGGTGGCGATGAACGGGTCTTCGATGAATTGCAGGGTGAAATGTTCCAGCACCGGGGTGCCGTAAAGGGTGGCGAAAACTGCGCCGATCCAGCCCGCGATGGACAGAACCTCATGGACGAACCCGCGCGCATACGCAAAAGCGCCGGATATCAGCAGCGTGCCAATGACGAGGATGTCAATCCAGTGCATGTGACCTCAAAATCCATCTTCGGTTTCGAACATCTGCGCCAGTTCTTGAATGTGGCCCAATTCGTTCGACGTAATGCCTTTTGCCGCAACCTTGGTCTTGCCACGATTTTTCGGCACGACCGCGCGGGTGAACCCGAGTTTGGCGGCTTCCTTGAGCCGTCCTTCCGCGTGGCTGACCGCACGGACCTCGCCGGACAGGCCGACTTCGCCGAAAAACAGGCTGCCGCGCGGCACCGCGATACCGCTTAAACTGGACAGCAAAGCCGCCGCGACGGCCAAGTCGGCGGCGGGTTCGGTGACCCGCAATCCACCTGCGACGTTCAAGTACACGTCGTTGGCCCCGATGGCAACCCCGCATCGGGTTTCGATCACCGCCATGACCATGGCCAAACGCGAACTGTCCCACCCGACAACAGCGCGCCGGGGCGTCGCCAACGTCGAAGGCGAGACTAGGGCCTGGACCTCCATAAGCATCGGGCGCGTGCCTTCCATGCCCGCAAACACCGCCGATCCGCTGACCTCTTGATCGCGATCGGACAGGAACAGGGCGGACGGATTGCTGACCTCGCTGAGGCCCGCGTCCGACATCTCGAACACGCCGATTTCGTCGGTTGCGCCGAAACGGTTTTTCACCGCGCGCAAAATCCGGAACTGGTGACTGCGGTCGCCTTCGAAATATAGCACCGTGTCGACCATGTGCTCCAGCACCCGCGGTCCGGCGATTTGGCCTTCCTTGGTCACGTGGCCGACCAAAATGACGGGAAAGCCCTTGCGCTTGGCCAAGCGGATCAGTTCCTGGGCCGAGGTGCGCACCTGGGCCACGGTGCCGGGCGCACTTTCCAGGCTGTCGACGAACATGGTTTGGATGGAATCGATGATCGCCACGTCGGGCGGGTCGTCGTCCAAGGTGGTGACGATGTCGCGCACGTTGGTGGCGGCGGCCAATTCGACCGGATTTTTTTCCAAATGCAGACGGCTGGCGCGCAGACGCAGTTGATCGACGGCTTCTTCGCCGCTGATGTAGGCGACCCGCCCGCCCTTGGACAGTTGCGCCGCGGCTTGCAGCAAGATGGTCGATTTGCCGATGCCGGGTTCGCCGCCGACCAAAATGGCCGAGCCCGCGACCATTCCGCCGCCGAGCACGCGGTCGAACTCTTCAATGTTGGTTTTGCGCCGGGGCGGGCTCTTTTCCTGGCCTTCAAGGCCGACGAAGGTGACTTTGCGGCCTTTCTTCGCGCCCAAACCCTTGGGCGTGTCGTCGGCGGCGACTTCTTCGCTGAGTGAGTTCCACGCGCCGCAGGTGTCGCACTTGCCGCTCCACTTTGGGTAAGTGGCGCCGCATTCCGCGCAGACGAACTGGGTTTTTGACTTGGCCAACAGGCGTTTCCGAACCCTGAAATGATGAGATGACGCCAGCGGCCACAGCCCGGCGCCGACGCTCAAATATGTAGCGTGATTCGGCACCAAAGCTCAAGGCGCATGCGGGATGCTTTGCGAGCTTGGGGCAGTTGTGATCAAATGGCGCAACCCATAGTCACACAGGGTGGATCAGTCGGGAGGATCATATGTGTCAGGTTTTCGCGGGACAGGACCCCGCAAGCTACAGCTATCAGACGCGGTCCATTCGTCTCAACGGGCAAAGCACCAGCATTCGCTTGGAAGCCACGTTTTGGGGCTTGCTGGAAAAGATCGCAAAATCCCAAGGTCTGAGCGTGCCGAAATTCGTCTCTACGGTGCATAAGGAAGCGTTGCTGCTGCACGGCGAAGTGAGCAATTTCACCTCGTTGTTGCGCTGTGCGTGCATCGTTTACCTGCAAGGCGGTGCGGGGGACGATTTGGCCGAAGCCGCGCAAGCTTCGTAGTATACCTATAACACCCGCGCGCCATGCGTTCGGCTTAAAATTGCGCCTCGATCAACTGAAAACGTATCGGGGAAGCCGCCGTGGCGAAAGCAATTCACACCATGATCCGCGTCTTGGACGAGGCGCGATCGGTCCAATTTTACCAAACCGCGTTTGGCCTCGACGTCGCCGAACGTTTTGAGTTCGACGATTTCACGCTGGTTTATCTGCGCGATGCCGACAGTGGGTTCGAGATTGAACTCACCGTCAATCACGGCCGCACCGACCCTTACGCGATGGGCGACGGCTACGGTCACATTGCTTTCGTGGTGGATGACCTGGAAGGCGAACATGCCCGTTTCGAAGCCGCCGGTCTGTCACCCAACAAGATCGTCGCGTTCAACCGCGAAGGCGAACTGATGGCGAAGTTCTTTTTTGTCCAAGACCCCGACGGCTACAAAATCGAAGTGCTGCAAAAGCACGGCCGTTACGTCTGAAAACGCAATTCACATAGGGAGAAGTCAAATGCTGTTTCA belongs to Magnetovibrio sp. and includes:
- a CDS encoding CvpA family protein, translated to MHWIDILVIGTLLISGAFAYARGFVHEVLSIAGWIGAVFATLYGTPVLEHFTLQFIEDPFIATLVTGILVFVVTLAVLSITTRRISRGVKESALGPLDRALGFLFGLLRGAVIVALVWIGYTWMVPADEQPEWIYEARTLPLIIQGADMLKALAPATEEPDPNAPATKDKPAAKPAQKDQNQSLLDKAINAIPKAPAGSTTDGYGQKERSEMDRLFETSQ
- the radA gene encoding DNA repair protein RadA encodes the protein MAKSKTQFVCAECGATYPKWSGKCDTCGAWNSLSEEVAADDTPKGLGAKKGRKVTFVGLEGQEKSPPRRKTNIEEFDRVLGGGMVAGSAILVGGEPGIGKSTILLQAAAQLSKGGRVAYISGEEAVDQLRLRASRLHLEKNPVELAAATNVRDIVTTLDDDPPDVAIIDSIQTMFVDSLESAPGTVAQVRTSAQELIRLAKRKGFPVILVGHVTKEGQIAGPRVLEHMVDTVLYFEGDRSHQFRILRAVKNRFGATDEIGVFEMSDAGLSEVSNPSALFLSDRDQEVSGSAVFAGMEGTRPMLMEVQALVSPSTLATPRRAVVGWDSSRLAMVMAVIETRCGVAIGANDVYLNVAGGLRVTEPAADLAVAAALLSSLSGIAVPRGSLFFGEVGLSGEVRAVSHAEGRLKEAAKLGFTRAVVPKNRGKTKVAAKGITSNELGHIQELAQMFETEDGF
- a CDS encoding ribbon-helix-helix domain-containing protein, which codes for MCQVFAGQDPASYSYQTRSIRLNGQSTSIRLEATFWGLLEKIAKSQGLSVPKFVSTVHKEALLLHGEVSNFTSLLRCACIVYLQGGAGDDLAEAAQAS
- a CDS encoding VOC family protein, with amino-acid sequence MAKAIHTMIRVLDEARSVQFYQTAFGLDVAERFEFDDFTLVYLRDADSGFEIELTVNHGRTDPYAMGDGYGHIAFVVDDLEGEHARFEAAGLSPNKIVAFNREGELMAKFFFVQDPDGYKIEVLQKHGRYV